The Euphorbia lathyris chromosome 8, ddEupLath1.1, whole genome shotgun sequence genome has a window encoding:
- the LOC136203687 gene encoding VAN3-binding protein: MDFLSKTWCNFAVQALQPPDLPDQSIVLLDNTSIKTFDSPFKMEKSVRMDESDFKSIPPWKSNDVKSWIWMQQAMHPELNYNRRKWLPWKMVPLKSVSIKKWMKEIKQKRKEEDRLERAEVHAAISVAGIAAALAAIAADNSRKDDHGSKGKEDAVASAAALVAAQCAKVAEAMGAKREQLSSVIGSAMTASTAADILTLTAATSTSLKGAATLKARKGYNFNKVSNGSASVAVLPIQDKNTLLPPPHIHFDFEKWQSILAHGTQLHIETPDGNFGVRSVSIFFNSQAKVILRTRKLNLFKSKKESIIMEVQAEYYKDSSEEEGGGDGTCYMIVLSTNRGITKLDMGDDYNQYKTWATTINHMLFLSSSSFTYHI, from the exons ATGGATTTTCTATCAAAAACTTGGTGCAATTTTGCAGTTCAAGCTCTTCAACCTCCAGACCTGCCAGACCAATCTATTGTTTTACTAGACAACACTAGTATCAAAACATTTGATTCTCCTTTTAAG aTGGAAAAGAGTGTAAGAATGGATGAATCTGACTTCAAATCCATACCACCATGGAAATCAAATGATGTTAag TCATGGATATGGATGCAACAAGCTATGCATCCTGAATTGAATTACAACAGAAGGAAATGG CTGCCATGGAAAATGGTGCCATTGAAATCGGTATCGATAAAGAAATGGATGAAGGAGATAAAGCAAAAGAGAAAAGAGGAAGATAGATTAGAGAGGGCCGAAGTTCATGCAGCTATATCAGTAGCAGGAATAGCTGCTGCCTTAGCTGCAATTGCTGCTGATAATTCAAGAAAAGATGATCATGGATCTAAGGGCAAGGAGGATGCGGTGGCTTCCGCCGCGGCTTTGGTGGCAGCGCAATGCGCAAAGGTGGCTGAAGCCATGGGGGCTAAGAGGGAGCAGCTTAGCAGTGTGATTGGATCGGCCATGACTGCTTCTACTGCTGCTGATATCCTAACACTCACTGCTGCTACTTCTACCT CATTAAAGGGAGCAGCAACACTGAAAGCAAGAAAAGGATACAACTTCAACAAGGTATCAAATGGAAGTGCATCCGTGGCTGTGCTTCCCATTCAGGATAAGAAcactcttcttcctcctcctcacaTCCATTTTGACTTTGAAAAATGGCAGTCCATACTTGCCCATGGAACTCAACTCCACATTGAAACACCTGACG GAAATTTTGGAGTCAGATCTGTTTCTATTTTCTTCAACAGCCAAGCTAAGGTTATTCTAAGAACCAGAAAGctgaatttgttcaaaagcaAGAAGGAAA GTATTATAATGGAGGTGCAAGCAGAGTATTATAAAGATTCATCAGAAGAAGAAGGTGGAGGAGATGGAACATGTTATATGATAGTGTTGAGTACGAATAGAGGGATAACAAAGCTGGACATGGGAGATGATTATAATCAATATAAAACATGGGCCACTACCATTAATCATATGCTTTTCCTCTCGTCTTCTTCTTTTACTTATCATATCTGA
- the LOC136203203 gene encoding transcription factor IBH1-like 1, which translates to MRSCRSSLRVEILKKWILGLKVIDSAKTKKKMNITERKKAIKLSADIAMASTKNGRTCWSRAILAKATKDEQDKRVVQQILASDHHDEQIEKSASLNKVLIRSKNKRVRSKKILNKSRVKRISRRSSNSVAKSVAKMLVKNRTKVLKSLVPGGEFMDDIYLVQETLDYIVSLQAQVDVMRTLANATDLLRYAN; encoded by the coding sequence ATGCGTTCTTGCAGATCATCACTGAGGGTAGAAATTCTGAAGAAATGGATATTAGGGCTAAAAGTAATCGATTCCGcgaagacgaagaagaagatgaacatCACAGAGAGAAAGAAGGCAATAAAGTTATCAGCAGACATTGCCATGGCTTCAACAAAAAATGGTAGAACATGTTGGAGCCGAGCAATCCTAGCAAAAGCAACAAAAGATGAACAAGATAAAAGGGTAGTCCAGCAGATATTAGCATCTGATCATCATGATgaacaaattgaaaaatcaGCAAGTTTAAATAAGGTATTAATCAGAAGCAAGAACAAGAGAGTTAGAAGCAAGAAGATCTTGAACAAGAGCAGAGTGAAAAGAATAAGCAGAAGAAGCAGTAATAGTGTAGCTAAATCAGTGGCAAAAATGTTGGTGAAAAATAGAACAAAAGTGCTGAAAAGTCTAGTTCCTGGAGGAGAATTTATGGATGATATTTATTTGGTCCAAGAAACCCTAGACTATATAGTTTCTCTTCAAGCTCAGGTTGATGTAATGAGAACTTTAGCTAATGCAACAGACCTACTTagatatgctaattaa